A single window of Nitrospinota bacterium DNA harbors:
- the mtnP gene encoding S-methyl-5'-thioadenosine phosphorylase → MKELGIMTIGVIGGSGLYEMEGLTDVRTERVRTPFGDPSDDFVTGRLNGVEMAFLPRHGRGHRILPSELNFRANIWGMKKLGVTRIISVSAVGSLKLEIEPGHAVVVDQFIDRTRGKRADTFFGNGVVAHVAFADPVCPHLSDVLYKATNTIGWKSHKGGTYVCMEGPLFSTKAESHLYRSWGAEVIGMTNLQEAKLAREAEICYATIALATDYDCWHDEIVTVEQVIATMNKNVANSKAAIRAAVPMIAAERTCGCKDALRHGIMTNPAMIPDKTKRDLDLIIGKYIS, encoded by the coding sequence ATGAAGGAGCTTGGAATAATGACTATAGGCGTTATAGGCGGCAGCGGGCTTTACGAGATGGAGGGTCTTACGGACGTGCGCACCGAGCGTGTCCGCACTCCCTTTGGCGATCCTTCCGACGATTTTGTGACAGGCAGGCTCAACGGCGTTGAAATGGCCTTTCTCCCGCGCCACGGCCGGGGGCACCGCATCCTTCCCTCCGAGCTTAACTTCCGGGCAAACATTTGGGGGATGAAAAAGCTGGGGGTCACGCGGATCATATCCGTTTCCGCCGTCGGATCTTTAAAGCTTGAGATAGAGCCGGGCCACGCCGTGGTGGTGGACCAGTTCATAGACAGGACCAGGGGAAAAAGGGCGGACACGTTTTTCGGGAACGGCGTTGTGGCCCATGTCGCCTTCGCCGACCCCGTGTGCCCGCATCTATCGGACGTCCTTTACAAGGCCACCAATACAATCGGCTGGAAATCCCACAAAGGCGGCACGTACGTCTGCATGGAAGGGCCGCTGTTCTCCACGAAGGCCGAATCGCATCTGTACCGCTCCTGGGGGGCGGAGGTGATCGGCATGACGAACCTGCAGGAGGCCAAGCTGGCCCGTGAGGCGGAGATATGCTACGCGACCATCGCCCTGGCCACCGACTACGACTGCTGGCACGACGAGATAGTGACTGTGGAGCAGGTGATCGCCACCATGAACAAGAACGTGGCAAACTCCAAGGCGGCGATAAGGGCCGCCGTCCCCATGATCGCCGCGGAACGGACCTGCGGCTGCAAGGACGCGCTCCGGCACGGGATCATGACCAATCCGGCTATGATACCGGACAAGACCAAGCGGGACCTTGACCTGATAATCGGCAAGTACATTTCTTAG
- a CDS encoding PAS domain-containing sensor histidine kinase, whose translation MSRFRIASRLTILLPSSVALMGLALALGVLLYWQFSIIPSIRTSEQAKAEVIMMYATHMVEASLEENDPGAIERTIKRLMLMTDPVTGKKLFLGIDVSTVDGQALSEKNDPAASRSFVVSAPFYSQATQDLRGEIAVVYNDYLYKRLVEDARKNLLYILLLIAGGAFGFYLLVNMLLRPLASLADGLSSVNFAGLASLPPVKGYLTGEISQVAIAMTDLFKRLDSAWKSERATEERLQAMTDNTISAIYMRDLEGKFLLVNRQWEKIFSASAPEVIGKTPHDFLPKEMADRIILSDHESIRSGGPIEFEETAPFNDGQPATYLTIKFPIRSHEGKIYAVCGISTDISERKAAEEILRDSHVKLEEMVAKRTHELRVAKERAEEATKIKDRFVSLVSHDLKSPLQSIRFITELMKINFGVSQPPKIAEQITSINQIIEQMVGMIDELLSLSRLQSGSIKLNLELMDCHHMAQDVIEKVNPVAEKKGVRLVNEVPKKTVTYADPHLFYEVLSNIMSNAIKFSKNGSEVTVFAPGNGKGVVAVKDSGVGISEKLLPHLFSMEIKTTTIGTGGEKGSGLGLPLCHEIIRAHGGEILVETQPEKGSVFYIAMPDLVFDRR comes from the coding sequence ATGAGTAGATTCCGGATTGCAAGCCGCCTGACGATCCTGCTGCCCTCCTCTGTGGCCCTGATGGGGCTGGCGCTGGCCCTTGGTGTGCTGCTTTACTGGCAGTTCTCCATCATCCCGTCCATCAGGACAAGCGAACAGGCCAAGGCCGAAGTCATCATGATGTACGCCACGCACATGGTGGAGGCTTCCCTGGAGGAGAATGATCCAGGCGCCATAGAGCGCACGATCAAGCGGCTGATGCTGATGACCGATCCGGTCACAGGGAAGAAACTTTTTCTCGGCATAGACGTATCCACCGTGGACGGGCAGGCATTAAGCGAGAAGAACGACCCGGCCGCCTCGCGCTCCTTCGTGGTGAGCGCTCCTTTCTATTCCCAGGCCACACAGGACCTGCGCGGCGAAATCGCCGTCGTTTACAACGATTATCTTTACAAGCGCCTGGTGGAAGACGCCAGGAAAAACCTTCTTTATATCCTTCTTTTGATCGCCGGGGGCGCGTTCGGCTTTTACCTTCTTGTGAACATGCTGTTGCGGCCGCTGGCTTCCCTTGCAGACGGGTTGTCCAGCGTCAACTTCGCCGGGCTGGCCTCCCTCCCGCCGGTGAAAGGATACCTGACCGGCGAGATCAGCCAGGTGGCCATCGCAATGACCGACCTTTTCAAGAGGCTGGACTCCGCATGGAAATCGGAGAGGGCGACCGAAGAGCGGCTCCAGGCGATGACGGACAACACCATTTCCGCCATATATATGAGGGACCTGGAAGGCAAATTCCTGCTGGTCAACAGGCAGTGGGAAAAGATATTCAGCGCAAGCGCCCCGGAAGTGATAGGAAAGACCCCGCACGACTTCCTGCCAAAGGAGATGGCGGACAGGATCATTCTTTCGGACCACGAGTCCATCCGGAGCGGGGGGCCGATAGAATTCGAGGAAACGGCCCCGTTCAATGACGGGCAGCCGGCCACGTACCTTACCATCAAATTCCCCATCCGCTCCCATGAGGGGAAAATATACGCCGTGTGCGGCATTTCCACGGACATTTCCGAGCGCAAGGCGGCCGAGGAAATACTGCGGGATTCCCACGTGAAACTCGAGGAGATGGTCGCCAAGCGCACCCATGAACTGCGGGTGGCCAAGGAACGGGCCGAGGAGGCAACCAAGATAAAGGACAGGTTCGTGTCGCTGGTCTCGCACGACCTTAAATCGCCGTTGCAGTCCATACGTTTCATCACGGAGCTCATGAAGATCAATTTCGGCGTTTCCCAGCCCCCCAAGATCGCCGAGCAGATCACCTCCATCAACCAGATAATCGAACAGATGGTGGGGATGATAGACGAACTGCTGAGCCTCAGCCGCCTGCAGAGCGGGTCTATAAAGCTGAACCTGGAGTTGATGGACTGCCATCACATGGCCCAGGACGTGATCGAGAAGGTGAACCCTGTGGCGGAGAAAAAAGGGGTGCGCCTTGTCAACGAAGTGCCCAAAAAGACGGTCACATACGCGGACCCTCATCTTTTCTACGAAGTGCTGTCCAACATCATGTCCAACGCGATCAAGTTCTCCAAAAACGGAAGCGAGGTGACCGTGTTTGCCCCGGGGAACGGGAAGGGAGTGGTGGCGGTGAAAGACTCCGGAGTGGGCATAAGCGAAAAACTGCTCCCCCACCTTTTCAGTATGGAGATAAAGACCACCACCATCGGCACGGGGGGCGAAAAGGGGAGCGGGCTTGGGCTTCCGCTGTGCCACGAAATCATCCGGGCCCACGGCGGGGAGATACTGGTGGAAACACAGCCTGAAAAGGGAAGCGTCTTCTACATCGCCATGCCAGACCTTGTGTTCGACAGGCGATAA